The sequence aatggcttcgagcgtctttgctactggcgataggagagatatcggacgatacgactctcctatgttagctggtttaccaggctttagtagcgggaccaccttggccattctccatttctcgggtatgacaaaggtggaaagagacaggttgaagacctgcgctaaatatttgaaaccctctttccctaggcttttaagcatcggcatggctatgccgtctgggcccactgctttggatggtttagcgcgaccaatggcgtcctcaacctctttagcggtgatggtgattggtgacgcgctgaatttgtgtttatgtgcgtgtctgttggccctccgtctatctttgtcgaccgtgttgttgttgttgttgttgtagcgattaggttactccccgaaggctttggggagtgttatcgatgtgatggtcctttgtcggatacagatccgatacgctccggtaacacagcaccattaaggtgctggcccgaccatctcgggaacgatttatatggccacattgaaccttcaggccatccctccctccccacccccaagttccatgaggagcttggggtcgccagagcctcgtctgttagtgaaacgggattcgccgctcgaaggtgaggttgacaattgggttggagaagctatatgttgcgctacacaaccccttgaatcccatggaaactttgtctttgtgcttagtcggattcgatagggactttacggtggaccaaagtttacccacaccggtagagaggttacaacctcttaggtgctcctcccatttcgcccgcttgtgttcatccacaagcaatctgatgcgttggtttatatcccttatttgggggtcgcctggatcaagctgccttataaggtcacgttctctcgctaagtttgcggcctccgccgggaagtggggccggatttcgggaattctcccggcgggaatgaaacgtgccgaggcggattcaatgaccttgcggaaggcacgctccccttggcgggcatcagtcgggatagggagggcagcaaagaggttgtctgtaaaggatttatattcttcccactttccttttttaaagtttatgaaagtgcgtttttcggtgacgatgaagtcggcggtacgctcgagcgaaacaagtataggcaggtggtcggatgccaatgataccatcggctgccagttgacgcagtttacgagttctgcgctcacgattgagatatctggcgaactgtgacagcttcctaccatacgtgtgggggcgtctccgtttattgtgcagaacgtcgtttcttctatttgatccgccaacatctcgcccctactgtccgcccgcaaatttgaatgccatagatcatgatgggcattgaagtcgcctaaaataatgcgattgtttccagtgagtaaggctctgatattagggcggtatccaccggggcaacaggtggcaggggggatgtagatgttgatgatttctaggtttgcatcgcctgaccggacagataggccttgacgttctaagacgttgtccctgcggtcgatgccaggatcaaatatgtgatactgcacagagtggtgtattataaacgcgaggccgcctccatttccgctctcgcgatcttttctgtggacattatacccagagcaggtctgcaatgcagatcgtgctgtgagtttagtctcttgaatcgcagcaatgcggatgttgtgccgcttcatgaaattgactatctccgtaatcttcccagttagtccattacagtttaactgcagaattctgaagtgcatgaggggagacgtcgccactctgggggtaagtgacgggtgactacgcctgggttgaggaaggccaggacgcaattgctgttgtggccctgggactgggcgtccttgggcaagcattggggtacccggatgatttgggtttgcgacctggcaacatggcgcgatgaaacccgtcgaggggttgccgtcgcggagaccagaacatctatgaaagtggcaccacccaaggcaggagctgcattgggcggatgtcgcaaacatatatattctgtgctggcaaacggtgcaaacggaggtagggactaagagtctggttccctgacctacacgattgctgccggaaaagagggggggagaagacgggggcaggggctgttgctcagcattgcttccgactctactacgaagattgtagttatgagtggtagcagctgtttgagttgttggcgccgtaaggcgcgagcagcagcgggtacttgttgtggcttgctgagcagcgggactgctggaaggtaatgggggggcgcttagacgtagactacgaggcgcccttgggcgtgaacagcaaggagccacaaaagatttataaaagttacgtggacgtcgggttttgggatcaagcccagaacaacctgtccgatgcaaccatcccttacacgagacacactgaacagagtatgaccgtcctaaaaagattcttttccggcagatgcagcaaaaccatttctcaggaccggggtcaggagacggacccggattggattcgataccttcccggagcaagagaatatggagcagtcctgctgcaaggagctgctgggaggatgacaatttatgggagggacgaaacaaattaaatggggttacactgaaatgacagtccttggtcgggaaaaatcccgagtcgctccggtacatagaaccgactgccttgggaagcgccctttgtctttgtcttttccccaagtactgccagcaagagatttgaggattttattacggcactGGATTTtccgtacaattgcggctgcttgctcaccaaaatctagatcctgatgaaacgtcacacccaagattttggggtttgGGACATTCGGCACcgtggtaattctatacgacagcatgacagtgctaatacgcgtccaaaaatatcgaaagaggtgtcaaaagacgcgtaggTATTAATcgcgacaacaataatccgaaaccggaaaataaaaattgtatctctgtccggatatatttgcagttggaagttggcgattttcatgtggttgtggtAATGTTGGGGTACCCACAAACATAATTGTGCACATATGTAactgttttgcgcggatatagttttggtctccaaaccggtgttggacccacccagggtaattttttataagcgcggccgaaggctgccaatgcagaaaggttctgcgcaaaaatactatggatttcacccccggtttcggagggacccgcgggtaatttttcggtttttcgttaatatcttttaaacgagtaaaaatttttattttccggtttcggattattaatattgatgttaagacgcgtcgtttgacacctctcttaatatttttggacgcgtattagcagtgtcatgctgtcgtatagaattaccggcagcgtagtgccatcgacgtggatgttcaaaatggtcgacatttgggacgtccatgttgtaaataaagtcgcggaaggtttagtcggtgataatgccaggtttcgcgagacgaaaaaactggagagatcagggaggtagccgtttattctgttgcaaagcttatcgatctgtgggcctggccctgtggccattattatgcagtcatcggcgaaggtagctttgatatgtagaagttaaaaagacccgcgggtacccccgaaaccgggggtcggatctggcgaactgtggcagcttcctaccatacgagtgggggcgtctccgtttattgtgcagaacgtcgtttcttctatttgatcccgcaacatctcacctctgctgtccgcctgcaagtttgaatgccatacatcgtgatgggcattgaaatcgcccaagataatgcgtttattgccagtgagtaaggcgctgatattagcgcggtatccactggggcaacagggtTGCagtagggatgtagatgttgatgatttctaggtttgcatagcctgaccggacagataagtcttgatgttctaagacactgtccctgcggccgatgtcgggatcaaatatatgatattgcacagagtggtgtatgataaacccgaggccacctccatttccgctctcgcgatcttttcattgacattatacccagaacaggtctgcagagcagatctagctgtgagtttagtctattgaatcgcagcaatgcggatattgtgccgcttcatgaaatcgactatctccgtgatcttcccagttaatccattacatctaggaaagtggcaccgtccaaggcaggagctacattgggcggatgttgcaaacatgtgctggcaaacggtgcaaaaggaggtagggactaagagtctgtttccctgacctacacgattgctccGGAAAAgagggagagggggggggggaaaaagacgggggcaggggctgctgctcagcattgcttccaaCTCTACTACGGAAATTATAggtgagtgggagcagccgtatgagttggtggcgccgtggggcgcgagcaacagcgggtacttgttgtggcttgctgagcagcggggctgctggaaggtagaggGGGGCGCACTAAGGCGtatactacgggacgcccttgggcgtgaacagcaaggaggcgcaaaagatttataaaagttacgtggacgtcttgTTTtgagatctagcccagaacaacctgtcagATGCAACCATCACTTACGCGAGACTCACTGACAacagtatgaccgtcctaaagattcttttccggcagacgcagcaaaaccatttctcaggacaggggtcaggagacggacccggattggattcgatagcTTCCTGGAGCAAGAGAATAGTCCCGCTGAAAGgtactgctgggaggatgacaatttgtgggagggacgcaacaaattaaatggggttacactgaaatgacagtccttggtcgggaaaatcccgagtcgctctggtACATATAACAAACTGCCTTGGGAGGCGCCGctcttatggtccacccctgttgaaacagcaagtttccttggacccccgttagaggatattgatgacaatttgtgatcggttacgcctattggatggggcgaagcactgctacaacacagCCGTATGAGGTAAAAACACAGGTTCTCAGTGATATACACAAACATGTGTCGGACCTCTATGACAGGAACTGACCGGCGAACagcttttaaagaaaaataaccaGAACTCTCCCTAGGGATACGCGCGTCACTCGTAGCCCAAATTCGATTTGGGTACTGGGTAATTCTTTAaatcatgacactgctaatacgcatccaaaaatatcgagagggtaatagtctagttgaggggtcgactgctaatacgttaccAAAAATATGTATGTGCTGCTTACAACGTGTTCCAACATCTATTGTTGCGATACTTGGATAAGGATTGTTGTTAACAGTGCTACTCCCCATGCAATggacacgaccactcacaaattgtcctcAAAGTTCTATATATATTGCGGAGGAATAAAAATTTGTATCCAGGTTCCAATTCAGACTCACATAAATAACAATCAAATGCTAAAATACGGTTaaaacattatttatttattcttttgcaAGTTAATAAAATTTGACGAAGCACGTCAGAACTATTAAGCTTCCACTTGGTGACGAGCAACGGTGCTTGGCTTTTCAGCCAAGAAATCGGCGAATTCTTGATATGGAGTGGCACCCAATGGCATCTCTTTCCATAAATCAGGTGTCAAGTAAGCATAGGTCTTAGCTATAGCGGCGTATGTTGCTTTTGCAAAATTGCCGAGGGTACCTGTTGATCCACGAGCAGACGTATAGCAATCCTCAATTCCAGCCATAGTTAACAACTTCTTAGGCACGGGTGCAGATACAATACCAGTACCGCGAGGAGCAGGAATTAACCGCACGGATACGGAACCACACTTCCCAGTAACTTTGCAAGGTACTGTGTGGGGCTTCCCAATCTTGTTACCCCAATAACCACGCCTAACGGGTACGACAGACAATTTTGCCAGAATGATGGCGCCACGTATAGCAGTAGCTACTTCCTTGCTACATTTAACTCCCAGTCCGATATGTCCATTGTTGTCACCAATAGCAACAAACGCCTTGAAACGCGTACGCTGACCGGCACGTGTTTGTTTCTGAACAGGCATAATTTTTAAAACTTCATCACGAAGAGCTGTACCCACAAAGAAATCGATGATTTCAAATTCTTTGATTGGCAAAGAATATAGGTAGATTTCTTCTAATGAGTGGATTTTTCCATCACGCACTAAACGGCCCAATTTTGTTACGGGAAcccattcctttgagtcttcttTACCTCCACGACCACGACCACGGCCACGCCCCCGACCACGACCTCGACCACCGCGGCCGCCACGAGAACCAAATCCTCCACGGAAACCACCACGGGCTGGAGCTGCGTCCGCCATTCTGCAAAGAAAAGACATACATTAATACTTGTTTGAGGTTAGTTAATTGAATAAACCATATGACTCATCAGACACCTTTAAACCATCATAAAGTTACTAAGCAAAAACACAGCACCTTTCTGGTGGAAACCGCAAAAGGAAAATGTACGTTCTCATCACAAAATtctattaaaacaaaaatatatacggtaatagtgcagtttggtaatagtctagttgaggggtcgactgctaatacgctaccaaaaatatcgaggtgtcaaaggacgcgtcttgatatcagtattaataatccggtggcggaaaataaaaatattaactcgttcaaaagatattaacgaaaagccgaaaaaagacccgcgggtacctccgaaagcgggggtgggatccatagtatttttgcgcagaacaccttcctgcattggcggccttcggccgcaattataaaaaataaccctgggctacgccatcccaagtccgggtgtgtggtttaaccgtggctaccgccacggtgatgcacaattttttttgtgggtacaccacaACAAcacacatgaaaatcgccaacttcaactgaaaatatctacagacagagataaaatttttcttttccgccctcggattattgttctcgagactaatacgcgtcttttgacacctctctcgatatgtttggtagcgtattagcagtcgacccttcaactagactattacctgcagtttacggtacccaccgaaatttgggccaaaattttcgagtgaggtatcaaaagacgcgtattcacgtctagatcaagaatttGAAAggggaagttaactttttttaaccgttcaaaagatattaacgaaaaaccgaaaaaagacctgcgggttcctccgaaacagggggtgggatccatagtatttttgcgcagaacacctttctgcgttggcggccttcgaccgcgcttataaaaaaggtaagtctagttgaggggtcgactgctaatacgctaccaaaaatatcgagaggtgtcaagacgggtattaatctcgagaacaataatccgaaggcggaaaagaaaaaatgtatctctgcgcggagatatttgcagttgaagttggcgatttccatgtggttgtcgctgtttgtacccacaaaaaaaaattggtcagcaccgtggcggtagccacggttataccacacccaGACttagcatggcgtagcccagggttattttttataagcgcggccgaaggccgccaacgcagaaaggtgttctgcgcaaaaatactatggatcccatccccggtttcggaggtacccgcgggtctttttcggtttttcgttaatatcttttgaccgagtaaaaattttaattttccgccttcggattattaatactgatgtcaagacgcgtcgtttgacacctctctcgatattggtagcgtattagcagtcgacccttaaCTAGAAGACTATTaccataaaaaataaccctgggctacgccatgccaagtccgggtgtggtataaccgtggctaccgccacgatgATGCACAATTtagtaatagtctagttgaggggtcgactg is a genomic window of Eurosta solidaginis isolate ZX-2024a chromosome 4, ASM4086904v1, whole genome shotgun sequence containing:
- the RpS2 gene encoding small ribosomal subunit protein uS5 encodes the protein MADAAPARGGFRGGFGSRGGRGGRGRGRGRGRGRGRGGKEDSKEWVPVTKLGRLVRDGKIHSLEEIYLYSLPIKEFEIIDFFVGTALRDEVLKIMPVQKQTRAGQRTRFKAFVAIGDNNGHIGLGVKCSKEVATAIRGAIILAKLSVVPVRRGYWGNKIGKPHTVPCKVTGKCGSVSVRLIPAPRGTGIVSAPVPKKLLTMAGIEDCYTSARGSTGTLGNFAKATYAAIAKTYAYLTPDLWKEMPLGATPYQEFADFLAEKPSTVARHQVEA